Proteins encoded in a region of the Larimichthys crocea isolate SSNF chromosome XVI, L_crocea_2.0, whole genome shotgun sequence genome:
- the si:ch211-183d21.1 gene encoding uncharacterized protein si:ch211-183d21.1 has product MVTLACLCLVVVVVVVVSGDPCLIISEVNADNPRLDTTEFVELYHTSGQRASLDGYTLVFYNGNGNIAYKVLDLKGQNTDDRGFFLVGSVDMLPKPAILLPPNTVQNGPDAIVLYHTSAARYSEKMNVTAHGLVDAVVYMTRRTGGAEFLAETLTPGEPAFVEDETALEGDESIERCLLSEDRWGFQVASPSPGQRNNCTPPAGPTIIPVITELKLGGGQVDGFVELTEAPAAGPLVLVVLDGKTDRVSVSVDVGVTTTRNGLISTIIDKNYMKGDESGAVAIYSGRATDFPVGSPLSQIQPLDAFVFAGPGNKPSANLTETLIPGRQSYQLSNSLREGGFYLSRCGVATWARDPGVFWEAPQTPGQPNQCPWPKSCPHSIVIPGGTDSPPHLPPWGNSDFLINELNTDTPGAAEDGEYIELWHPSGRRVSLQGIWILLFSARNSKPYREISLSGHFTTSKGYFLLGSDRLVPAPSLRLPPNTIQNGPDAVALYRSPFGPPSATQRGIPTKGLLDAVVYRQRGSDKEAQELSKALTPGQLPLLEDPEVLPGDEALSRCGGLYPFDLSAFSVATPTPLRENICPRPHPPPEGVVISEVASGHWTNHSQQRAFVELHGPPMTNLRGLVLTVFDQERSRTVIAVPLTGSIDHDGFYIVGNVSGADQTFPEGSTVPVRGAVVLCYDLFSFCRAGTALTNSSLRDVLVFSENQQLLSSLSTTRGRQVIPALRSVEDGPVSLSRCSCCEVRSPSSWTSSSPTPHSTNLCPSSAFSSHIDLCLGPLSRDWQEQSGNCSGLIQGKRVAEVADYLEQRCHCGISALYLQGANFSCGSGWLRVWGNIHALSDHQKALIIQTSHMNPSSAQGDVCSTPTTDRYTSAASALGLQIGLIVVVLLLLGLGAALFTYFYRKRRPLDYYTMELSEHAEGLSDL; this is encoded by the exons ATGGTCACTTTGGCCTGTCTCTgcctggtggtggtggtggttgtggtggtcaGCGGTGACCCCTGCCTCATCATTAGTGAAGTCAACGCTGACAACCCGAGGCTGGACACCACTGAGTTTGTGGAGCTGTATCACACCAGTGGACAACGCGCTTCCCTCGATGGCTATACCCTTGTGTTCTATAATGGGAATGGAAATATAGCCTACAAGGTCTTGGACCTTAAAGGCCAGAACACAGATGACAGAGGGTTCTTTCTCGTGGGCTCTGTGGACATGCTGCCCAAACCGGCCATTCTCCTGCCTCCCAACACTGTCCAGAACGGCCCAGACGCTATCGTCCTCTACCACACATCTGCTGCACGCTACAGCGAGAAGATGAACGTCACAGCCCATGGGCTGGTGGATGCCGTAGTGTACATGACTCGCCGTACTGGGGGCGCAGAGTTCCTCGCTGAAACTCTGACACCAGGAGAACCAGCCTTCGTCGAGGATGAAACGGCCCTCGAGGGGGATGAGTCAATCGAGAGGTGCCTGCTTTCTGAAGATCGCTGGGGCTTTCAGGTGGCCTCGCCCTCCCCGGGTCAGAGGAATAACTGCACCCCACCTGCCGGACCAACAATCATCCCTGTCATCACTGAGCTGAAGCTAGGGGGAGGCCAGGTGGACGGATTtgtggagctaacagaggctcCAGCTGCAGGTCCTCTGGTGCTGGTCGTGTTGGATGGGAAAACAGACAGGGTCAGTGTGAGTGTGGACGTGGGTGTTACCACCACCAGGAATGGTTTGATCTCCACGATCATAGACAAGAACTACATGAAAG GAGATGAGTCAGGGGCAGTGGCTATTTACAGTGGCAGAGCCACAGACTTCCCTGTGGGCAGTCCACTGAGCCAGATACAGCCTCTAGATGCATTTGTGTTTGCTGGACCCGGAAACAAGCCCAGTGCCAACCTCACAGAGACTCTCATCCCAGGCAGACAGTCTTACCAACTCAGCAACAG TTTGAGAGAGGGGGGCTTCTATCTGAGTCGCTGTGGTGTGGCCACCTGGGCCAGAGATCCTGGTGTCTTCTGGGAGGCCCCACAAACTCCAGGACAGCCCAACCAGTGCCCCTGGCCAAAGAGCTGCCCTCACAGTATTG TGATCCCAGGAGGTACAGATTCCCCGCCTCACCTCCCACCCTGGGGAAACAGCGACTTCCTGATCAATGAGCTGAACACCGATACACCTGGGGCAGCTGAGGATGGCGAGTACATCGAGCTTTGGCACCCGTCGGGACGTCGTGTTTCCCTGCAGGGCATCTGGATCCTGCTGTTCAGCGCACGCAACAGCAAACCCTACAGGGAGATCAGTCTAAGTGGACACTTCACCACCTCTAAGGGCTACTTTCTGCTGGGCAGTGACAGATTGGTGCCAGCTCCATCACTCCGCCTGCCCCCCAATACCATCCAGAATGGACCAGATGCTGTGGCACTCTATCGCAGTCCTTTTGGCCCGCCATCAGCCACGCAAAGGGGGATCCCCACCAAAGGCCTGCTGGATGCAGTTGTGTACCGGCAGAGAGGATCAGATAAAGAAGCGCAAGAGCTGAGTAAAGCTCTGACCCCGGGACAACTGCCTCTGCTGGAGGATCCTGAGGTTCTGCCTGGTGATGAGGCCCTCAGCCGCTGTGGAGGGCTTTACCCCTTTGACCTGTCTGCTTTTTCA GTGGCTACACCCACCCCTCTGAGGGAAAACATCTGTCCTCGCCCACATCCACCCCCTGAGGGTGTGGTCATCAGTGAGGTAGCCAGTGGCCATTGGACCAATCACAGCCAGCAGAGGGCATTTGTGGAGCTGCACGGCCCCCCCATGACAAACCTGCGGGGCCTGGTGCTTACTGTGTTTGACCAGGAGCGCAGCAGGACCGTAATTGCGGTCCCTCTAACCGGATCTATTGACCATGATGGCTTTTACATTGTTGGAAATGTATCTGGGGCAG ATCAGACTTTCCCTGAAGGCTCCACAGTGCCAGTGCGAGGAGCGGTAGTCCTGTGCTATGACCTGTTCAGCTTCTGTAGAGCTGGCACCGCTCTGACCAACTCCAGTCTAAGAGATGTGCTTGTATTCAGTGAAAACCAGcagctgctctcctctctgtccaccACCAGAGGGAGACAAGTGATCCCAGCTCTcag GTCAGTGGAAGATGGTCCTGTTTCGCTGAGCCGGTGTTCATGCTGTGAGGTAAGGAGCCCCTCCTCCTGGACGAGTTCCTCTCCGACGCCTCACAGCACCAACCTCTGTCCGAGCTCTGCCTTCTCAAGTCACATTGACCTTTGCCTCGGACCCCTGTCCAGAGACTGGCAGGAGCAGTCAGGAA aCTGCAGTGGTCTAATCCAGGGGAAGAGGGTCGCAGAGGTGGCCGACTATCTGGAGCAGAGATGTCACTGTGGCATTTCTGCTTTGTATCTGCAAG GAGCCAACTTTTCCTGTGGGTCTGGGTGGCTGCGAGTGTGGGGTAACATCCATGCGCTGTCGGACCATCAGAAGGCCCTCATCATCCAGACATCACACATGAATCCTTCATCTGCTCAGGGAGACGTCTGCTCCACTCCAACCACGGACCGTTATACAAGCGCAG CGTCTGCTCTGGGGTTACAGATAGGACTAATTGTAGTGGTGCTCCTGCTGCTCGGACTTGGAGCTGCTTTGTTCACATATTTCTACAGGAAGAG